The Gordonia iterans DNA window CAGCATCCGGTCGGTGTCGAATGGAACGAGCAGCTCGAGCGGCCGCAGATGAACAACTTCTGGGCCGTGCTCACCAACAACACGACGCTGGTCGCATTCCCGCACGTGATCCTGGGCGCCTGGCTCACCGCGGGGACGGTGGTCGCCGCGGTCTGCATCTGGTGGATGGCGCGCAACGCGTACCGCGCCAAGCAGCTCGAAGCCGACGCGGCGCCCGTCACGACCGCGCCGAGCCAGCTCGGCGCCGATGCCGAGACGCTGCGCGGCGAGAACGACACGCTGTGGCGCCCGGTCGCCAAATTCGCGCTGTGGGCCACGATCGTCGCGGGCATCGGCTTGATCGTGACCGGCGACATGCAGGCCAAGCTGATGTTCGAGCAGCAGCCGATCAAGATGGCCGCCGCGGAGTCGTTGTGCGAATCGGAGAAGGGCGCCGGCTTCTCGGTGTTCGCCACGAGCCGGCAGAACAGCTGCGACGACATCGAGCACATCATCACCATCCCGAACATGCTCTCGTTCCTCGCCGACGGCGACTTCCACAGCGAGGTGAAGGGCGTCAACCAGCTGCAGGCCGAATACGAGAAGGCCTTCGCCGATGCCGGGGTGAACATGGCGGGGCAGAACTTCGCGCCGAACCTGTTCATCACCTACTGGACCTTCCGCGCGATGATCTTCTGGGGCCTCGGTTCGGTGATCGTCGCCATCGGCGGCCTCTGGTACCTGCGCAAACGCCGGATCGAGGTGCCGAGGAAGTTCGGCACTCTCGCCCTGTGGATGATGCCCACGCCGTTCCTGGCGAACTCATCGGGGTGGATCTTCACCGAGATGGGTCGCCAGCCGTGGGTGGTCGTGCCGAACTGGGCCGACCCCGAAGAAGCGGATCCCTTCAAGGTCCACATGCTGGTACAGGACGGCGTGTCGCTGTCGAACTCGTCCGCCGCCGTCTGGACCACCCTGATCGGTTTCACGCTGCTGTACGGCGCACTCGGCGTCGTGTGGTTCATGCTCGAACGCCGCTACGTCCTGGAAGGTCCGGAGGCCCCGGCCGATCCGGACGCGCCCGCCGACGACGACTCGGAGGAGAGCGAAAAGCTCTCCTTCCAGTACTAGAGGAGCACTCGCCATGTCTCTGGAGACCTTCTGGTTCTGCCTGATCGCAGTCCTGTTCATCGGCTACTTCGTCCTGGAGGGCTTCGACTTCGGGGTCGGCATGCTGATGCCGTTCCTCGGGCGCAGCCACGAGGACGAGTCCGATCCGCTGTCCGGCGACAAGCGCCGCCGGCTGGTGATCAACACCATCGGCCCGTTGTGGGACGGCAACGAAGTCTGGCTGCTGACCGCGGGCGGCGCGATGTTCGCGGCCTTCGGCGGCTGGTACGCCACCTTGTTCTCGGGCTTCTATCTGCCGCTGTTCCTGATCCTGGTGGCGCTGATCATCCGCATCTGCGCGATCGAGTGGCGTGCCAAGATCAACGACCCCCAGTGGCGCAGGTGGTGCGACGTCGGCATCGGCATCGGCTCGTGGGTCCCGGCGATCCTGTGGGGCGTGGCCTTCGCCAACATCGTGCGCGGGGTCCCGATCGAGCTCGACGGCCCCAACCACGTGTACACGGGCGGCTTCTTCAACCTGCTGAACCCGTACGCACTGCTCGGTGGCGCCACCACCACCCTGGTGTTCCTGACCCACGGCGCGATCTTCGTCGCGCTCAAGACCAAGGGCACCATGCGCGACGATGCCTCCCGGCTCGCCGCCCGGCTGGCCGTCCCGACACTGCTCGTCGCCGGCGGCTTCCTGCTGTGGACCCAGCTGGCCTACGGCAAGGGCTGGACCTGGATCGTCTTCGCGATCACCGTCGTCGCCGCGATCGCCATGGTCGCCATGACTCAGGCCCGCAGTGAGGGCTGGGCCTTCGTCGCCAACGCGATCGCGATCGCCGGCACCGTCGCACTGCTCTTCGGCAGCCTGTTCCCGAACGTGATGCCGTCCTCGCTGAACCCGGACTGGAGCCTGACTGTCTCGAACTCGTCGTCGAGCCACTACACACTCGTCATCATGACCTGGGCCGCAGCCGTCATGACGCCGGTGGTGATCGGATACCAGGCATGGAGCTACTGGGTGTTCCGCAAGCGCCTGTCGATCGACGACGTCCCCGACGTCGCGGCCGGGCTGTCGCCGAGCCCCCGGGACGTGACGGAGCCGAAGCCGACGCCGAAGCGGTGACCGACTCTCCGACCGCGGTGCGAGTGGAGGCCAGGCGGCCGCCGCTGGATCCGCGACTGCTGCGGTACTCGGCGACGGCGCGGTGGTACATCGTCGTCACGTCGGTGTTCACCGCGGCCACCGTGGTGGCGATGATCGTCGCCGCCGTCAGTCTGGCCGGGCTGCTCTCGGAGATCATCACCGACCCGGCCCGGCGCAGTCTCGGCGCTCAGGCGACGCACCTGTGGGTCCTCGGTGCCGCACTGACCGCCCGGGTTCTCCTCAGCTATCTCTCCGGCCGCTACGCGCACCGCGCCGCCCTCGACACCATCGCCGAACTGCGATTCCGTGCGCTGGACACCCTCACCGATCCGGCGCGCACGTCGCCGCGCGAACTGCTCGCCGCCCGGGAACGAGCGCTCACCGTGGTGCTGCGCGGACTGGACAGCCTGGTCGACTATTTCGCCGGGTACCTCCCGGCCCTGCTCTCGACCGTGCTCGTGACCCCGGTGGTGGTCGGGGTGATCGCGTGGGCGGACTGGCCGTCCGGCGTCGTCGTGCTGATCACTCTGCCGCTGATCCCGGTGTTCATGATCCTCATCGGTCTGGTGACCCGCGACCGCACCGAGCGCAAGCTCGCGGCGATGGCGGCCTCGACCAGCCGGCTGATGGACCTGCTGACCGGACTCCCGACTCTCCGCGCACTGGGCCGGGCGCAGGGGCCCGCCGATCAGGTGGCCAAGCTGGGCCAGAATCTCCGCAAGCGCAGCATGTCCGCACTGCGGGTGGCCTTCCTGTCGGGCACCGCGCTGGAGCTGATCGCCACCCTGAGCGTCGCGGTCGTCGCCGTCGGCATCGGCCTGCGCCTGGTGTACGGCGAGATGGGCCTGTACGCGGGCATCCTGGCGCTGATCCTGGCGCCCGAGGCCTACCTGCCGCTGCGTCAGGTAGGTGCACAGTTCCACAACTCCGAGGACGGCATGACGGCCGCGCGCGAGGTCCTGAGCTTCATCGACCGGCCCGACGACGAGACCGCAGTGCCGGGCTTCGCGCCGGTGTCGGTGGCCGGAGCGCCCGTCGTGCTCGACGACGTGGGTGTGCACGGCCGCGACGGATGGGCGCCCCGCGGGCTTGCCGCAGAGCTGGCGCCGGGCCGGATCACCGTGCTGACCGGCCCCAACGGCAGCGGCAAGTCGTCTGTCGTCGCCGTCGTGCTGGGGTTGCTGCGGCCGGACGAGGGGCGGGTGCTGATCGGCGGCGTGCCGCTCGACGCCGTCGATCCCGATGCGTACCGCGCGCAGATCGCCTGGCTGCCGCAGCACCCGGTGGTGGTACCCGGAACGGTCCGGGAGAATCTCGAGCTGTTCGGCGCCCCCGACTCCGACGGCCTGGCGGCCGCCTGCGCGGCGACCGGCTTCGACGAGGTGCTCGCCGGACTCCCGGACGGCGTGGACACCCTCCTCGGCGCCGGCGGCGTCGGGCTCTCCGCCGGTCAACGGCAGCGGATGGCGCTGGCCCGGGTGCTCGCCGCCCCCGCCGATCTGATCCTGCTCGACGAACCCACCGCGCACCTCGATGCCGACAGTGAGGCCGCGGTGCTGGCGGCGATCGCGGCCCGGGCGCGTGCGGGCGCGACCGTGCTGATGGTCGCGCATCACGCGAGCGCGGTCGGCGGCGGCGACGTCGTCGTCGATCTGGGGGTGCGCCATGACGCGTGATCCGATGCTCCGAGCGCTGGCCTTCGTCGGGTTGGGCAAGCGGCCGGTGTTCTGGTCGGTGCTGTTCGGCGCAGCGGGTGCGCTCTGTGCCCTGGGCCTGGCCGCCGTGTCGGCGTGGCTGATCACTCGTGCC harbors:
- a CDS encoding cytochrome ubiquinol oxidase subunit I, whose protein sequence is MDIVDLSRWQFGITTVYHFILVPLTIGLAPMIAIMQTVWWRTGNEAWLRATKFFGKLFLINFALGVATGIVQEFQFGMNWSQYSRFVADVFGAPLAFEALVAFFLESTFLGLWFFGWKKLPKGVHLACIWLVAIGVTASAYFIIAANSFMQHPVGVEWNEQLERPQMNNFWAVLTNNTTLVAFPHVILGAWLTAGTVVAAVCIWWMARNAYRAKQLEADAAPVTTAPSQLGADAETLRGENDTLWRPVAKFALWATIVAGIGLIVTGDMQAKLMFEQQPIKMAAAESLCESEKGAGFSVFATSRQNSCDDIEHIITIPNMLSFLADGDFHSEVKGVNQLQAEYEKAFADAGVNMAGQNFAPNLFITYWTFRAMIFWGLGSVIVAIGGLWYLRKRRIEVPRKFGTLALWMMPTPFLANSSGWIFTEMGRQPWVVVPNWADPEEADPFKVHMLVQDGVSLSNSSAAVWTTLIGFTLLYGALGVVWFMLERRYVLEGPEAPADPDAPADDDSEESEKLSFQY
- the cydB gene encoding cytochrome d ubiquinol oxidase subunit II encodes the protein MSLETFWFCLIAVLFIGYFVLEGFDFGVGMLMPFLGRSHEDESDPLSGDKRRRLVINTIGPLWDGNEVWLLTAGGAMFAAFGGWYATLFSGFYLPLFLILVALIIRICAIEWRAKINDPQWRRWCDVGIGIGSWVPAILWGVAFANIVRGVPIELDGPNHVYTGGFFNLLNPYALLGGATTTLVFLTHGAIFVALKTKGTMRDDASRLAARLAVPTLLVAGGFLLWTQLAYGKGWTWIVFAITVVAAIAMVAMTQARSEGWAFVANAIAIAGTVALLFGSLFPNVMPSSLNPDWSLTVSNSSSSHYTLVIMTWAAAVMTPVVIGYQAWSYWVFRKRLSIDDVPDVAAGLSPSPRDVTEPKPTPKR
- the cydD gene encoding thiol reductant ABC exporter subunit CydD encodes the protein MTDSPTAVRVEARRPPLDPRLLRYSATARWYIVVTSVFTAATVVAMIVAAVSLAGLLSEIITDPARRSLGAQATHLWVLGAALTARVLLSYLSGRYAHRAALDTIAELRFRALDTLTDPARTSPRELLAARERALTVVLRGLDSLVDYFAGYLPALLSTVLVTPVVVGVIAWADWPSGVVVLITLPLIPVFMILIGLVTRDRTERKLAAMAASTSRLMDLLTGLPTLRALGRAQGPADQVAKLGQNLRKRSMSALRVAFLSGTALELIATLSVAVVAVGIGLRLVYGEMGLYAGILALILAPEAYLPLRQVGAQFHNSEDGMTAAREVLSFIDRPDDETAVPGFAPVSVAGAPVVLDDVGVHGRDGWAPRGLAAELAPGRITVLTGPNGSGKSSVVAVVLGLLRPDEGRVLIGGVPLDAVDPDAYRAQIAWLPQHPVVVPGTVRENLELFGAPDSDGLAAACAATGFDEVLAGLPDGVDTLLGAGGVGLSAGQRQRMALARVLAAPADLILLDEPTAHLDADSEAAVLAAIAARARAGATVLMVAHHASAVGGGDVVVDLGVRHDA